GCGTCGCCAACAGCAAGGCCAGGCCGAGGTTGAACGCGAAGTGCAGTCCCGGCACGAGGCGCATGCAAGGCAACGGACTGCCGGCGGCGACCGGGAGGAACTGCACCAGGCTGCCCAGCATCGCGTTGCCGAGCAGGCCCAGCGCGAACACGTGCACCAGCACGAGCGTCGCCGGCGTCCACCGCGACAGCAGTGCGACCTCGCCATGCCAGGCCAACCACAGGCCGGCCACGCCGCCCCATGCCAGCGCCGTGGCGAGGAAACGCATCGGCAGCGACGGCGGCGGCGCCTGCGCGAACGCCAGCCCGCTCATGCCGCCTGCGGCGGTTCCAGCGCGTGCCGGTCGGCGACGTGGCAGATCGCGATGCAGGCACTGCCTGCTTCGGCATCGCGCACGCGATAGGCGAATCCCCACTGGTCGAGGATCGGCAGCAGCGGCGCCGGAAACAACGGCGTCATCGCCACCAGTCGTTCTCCGCGCTGCAGGCCGCGCAGGCAGTCGAGGATGCGCTCCATCGGCTCCGGTGCGGCCAGGTGGCGCAGGTCCATGCGCAGCAGGGTCAGTCCATGCGCCATGCGTCGTCGCTCCTGTCGTCAACGGCGGGTGCGCACTCGAGCGACAGCCCCGCCGCATCCAGCGATTCGCGCACGCAGCAGGCGCACGGTGCGAATGCCTCGGGCAGCCGTGCGGTATCGAACACGTCGTCCATCCGGCTCAGCCCCCCAGCCACAGCCACCAACCCCGCGGATCGTGTGCCCGCGCGATGCCATACACCTGCAGGAAGCACAGCGCCGCCGCCGCCACCAGCGCGGCGCGCGCACCGCGGCCGCGTGCGGGACGGAAGGCCGCCATGCCCAGCCCGATGTACGCGACCAGGAAGGCGATCTTCACCACCAGCCAACCGTTGGCGAACAGGCCGGCCGGCAGGATCGTCAACAGCATCATCGCGCCGGTCAGCAGCACCGTGTCGATGCTGTAACTCAGGTAGCGCACCGCGGCAGCGCGTGGCCAGCGCATTCCGGCGATCAATGCGAGCGAGCGCAGCGCGAACAACGCGCCGCTGGTCATCGCGGCGCCCATATGGACCAGCTTGATGTCGGGGTAGAAGGCCATCATCGCGCTCATCCCGGCCGCCCGTCGGCGCGCGGACGCAGGTAGATCCCGCCGATCCGGCCCACCCACGGCGCCAGCGCCAGCAGCCAACCTACCGCGGCCGCGGCCTGCCACGCCATCGCGTCCGGCGCGAGGTCGGCGACGATGCGCATCACCGCGACGACCTGGATCGCGACGAAGGCGAACCATGCCACCTTCGGCATCACCAGCGGTCGCCCTGAGTGGCCCTGCGTCACCCGCGTCACCATCGCCACCAGCAAACTGCCGAAGAAGCCGATGAACATCGCGTGCATGGGCGCGCGTCCGAGCACGAAGTGATCCGTCGCGAGGAACGTCACGCTCTGCACGACATACAACAGGAAGGTGATCGGCAGCCACGCGGTGCCGATGAACAGCACGGCCAGCAGTCCCGGCATGCGGCCGCGCGGCCACCAGCGGTGCACGGCCCGGGCGGTCAGCACCAGCAGCGGCACGTCGGCCAACCACAACCACCCGTACGCGTGCACCAGCTCCAGCCCGAGGTGCATCATCAACAGCGCCCACACCGCACCCAGCCACGGCAGCGAACGCCACGGCACGTAGCCCGGCACCACGTTGCCGGCGAAGAACGGAAACATGCGGTGCGCCACCGTCACGTACACCGGCAGCAGCAGACCGAAGCCGCCGAGCTTGATGCTGGCGAACGCCCACGTCGGCGACGCGCCCAGCGCGAAGGCGATGAACATCACCAGCCCCAGCCAGCCCAGCAGCAACCCGACGAAGCACGAGCGCGCATGCCAGGTCTTCGCCGTGTCGTCGGCCAGCAGTCGGCCCAGTGTCAGCAGCGCGGTGGTCCAGCCGGCCAGCGCCATCCACAGGCCCACGGTCAGTCCCGCCTGCCAGCCTGCGACGCCGAGCAGGATCGCGAGCTGTCCGCCCATCAAGCCCAGGCCCACCGGGACGTAGTGCCAGCGTTTCAGGTCGGCCATGCCCATCCAGCGCGGGAACACGGTCAGCAGGAAACCGAAGATGAAACTCGGCAGCACCAGGTACTGCATCAGGAACGCATGCAGCCAGCCCGCGTAGATCGGCGTCTCCGGCATCGCCCACAGGCCCCAGCGCGTGGCCACCAGCCACAGCGTCCACCACAGCATCGCCAGCAGCACGTTGCCGGCGCCGACGAAGAACATCAGCCGGTGCGGCGCATGCGCGAGCCACGCGGGGGAAAGTCCTGGCGGCGATGGCGCGGCGCGGGGACGGGGCGGGGGAACGACGTCGATCTTCATGCGGCCAGCGTGCCCTTCCCGCCACGCCACCGCCTTGACGTGGGTCAGGCCGGACGCGATCCGGCGGCCCGCGGGGCCTTGATCCGGGTCAAGGCCGCCCGTGCCGCCAGCCCCTACAGTCCTCCCACCCGCGCATGCGCGCACCCACCCGCACAGGAAGCCCGATGTCCGATCACGCCCATCCCCCGACCGAGCAGCGCCAGCAGGCCATGACCGACGCGCTGCGCGCCTGGGATCCGGAAGCCGAAGTCACCCTCGAGGCCGGCACCGGCCGCCTGATGGTGATGACCACCCTGCCCACCGAGCGCGTGATCGCCATCCTCAAGGAAGCCGGCGAACATGCCGAAGCCGGCGAAGGCGAACCGCGCGGACACAAGGCCGGTCAATGCTGCGGCGGGTGTTCGCACTGATCGGCAGATGATCGGAGGCAGAGGCGAGCCGTCACCCACATCGCCTCGTACGCCCTCAGAGCTTCCTACTGATCCAGAGATAGCGGAGGCCGCAGTAGGCAGCCACGACCAAGGCGCCGACGCCCAGCGCCAGGACCATGTGGGGCAGGTAGGGCTTCAGCGTAGGCATCAACGACTCGAGCCACACACCTTTGACGTGGCGATACGCCGGCGCGGTGATCCAGCCATGCTTCGCGTTGAAATACACCAACAACGCCGCCACGCCGACCATCGAAGAGCGGACGCAGCGCCAGGCCAGCCGGTCCAGTTCTTCTTCCTTCAGTGCATTCGTCGTCATGGCGGCGCCCTATTCGCCGCGACCGTCGAGGGCAACGCGAACCAGGGTGATGCCCGCAAGCAACGCCAGCTGGGCGAGCAGCCAGGCGATCCAGCCGGCGCCCGTCGAGAAGACCACGAGCGACACCACCAACGAAAGCGCGGCCCACAGGACGGCGTGGTCACGCGCGCCATTGCGCGCCTCGATCTTCCCCGCATTGAAGTACAGGGACATGCCGACGATGCACAGGGCGACCTGGGTGTAGATGCTCACGCGCGCCCGAACTCCGCCGCGATCGGCTTTGACGCCAGCTTCCATGCGATCCAGCCGAACAGCGCGCCGAACGCGAGCGCAAAGACGACGCTCACCAGGCCCATGGCGATGAAGAACGCTCCCATATCGGGCGCGCCCTGCATCTGGGCCGCGGAAAACTGGTCCCGCATGAAGGAGAACATCGTCGCTTGCATGATCAGGCCCACCACCTGCCAAACCACGCCCAGAATCATGATCGCGATGAAGCACAGTCGCGCCCAGTTCCGGCGTTTCAGCAGTCCGATCGAACACGCCAGCATGAACAGGTTGACCAGCAGCATGGCCAGGAAGAACCACTGGACATGCTCGAACATGAAGGTGGCCATGGGCGGCAGGCTGGGCTGCCCAGGCGCGGTCTGCATGGCGTGACCGAACTCTCCGCTGCGGAAGACGGTCTGGATCATGATGTTCTGCAGGATCCCGATCAGCGCGCCGAAGCCCGACAGCGCGATGAAGATCCATGCCACTACGGTGACGAAGGTCGAGCGTTGTTTCACGTCGGACATGGCCCTTCCCCGGGCGACGAAGACGGGCCCATCATGGGGCAAGTTTCGGACGAGGCCAATCGCCGCGCGTTGCCTTGTCGGTACGTCAGGAGAGACGGATGCACGCGGCAGTCGCGAAGAAGAGCGCCGATACCAGCAGGAGCCAAGGCCACGCACCGACGTCCTCGCGCGTGAAGCCCGTGCCCGGATTCCTCGGGTCGTAGCGGACGACGGTCTCCTCGACCAACGGGGGCCTGCGCCACAGCTTGAAGCCGGAGACCTGGATCACGGCGCGATCTTCCACCGGCTTGCGGTATTCCCGCCCGTCGACGGTCCAGACCAGGACATGATCCGTGTCGCTGTTGAAGACGAACTGGCTCCGGCTGAATTCTCCGAACGACGATTGGGGCGGTAGTTCCACCACTCGCGCGGGCGCGGTAGGCCACGTTCTTGCCGCGCGCGTACGCAGGAAGTCCAGCACGGCCCACGTGCCGGTCACGCCGCCGCCAGCGAGCAACAATCCAAACATCGTCATCGTAGATATCCCAAATGGAGCACCTGCATTTCCAGGCGATTCATGGCGCCTGACGTCCAAAGAGCGTGATCCCGATGACCAACATGGCCAAGGAAACAAGGACGGTGGCCGCCAGTTCTATCAAGTCGCTGGCCTTGAGCTCACCGATATCCGCGAAACGGAAGGTAAAATCCTGCGCCTCGCCCCGACGCGCGCGACCCCTGCCCATGATTGCGTTGACACGAAAGCAGGACAGCGACATGCCACCCAGTACGAGAACGATCATGCCCGGGTGCGAATCCGCGGCGAGCATCACGCAGGTGGCGGCGACGAGCACCATCGAAATGAAGACGTTCATGCCAATTTTTTGCATACCGGGTCCAGGTTAGCTCGTTTCGCCGGCGTGCTTCGTGATGCACGAGCGTCCGATGTAGGCGCGCAGCGATTCGATCAAGCTGCCGCCCTGTTCGAATCGGATGTTCGCGATACGCCACGATTCGCCCACCTTCACCAGGACGACGGTATCCGTCCAACGCAGACTGGGGTCGTAGGCCAAGTGTGCCGAGACAAGCGCAGCGGATGTCCCTCGCGAAACCAGTGAGGTGCCCTCGATCGAGTTGGCGCCGTCCGATGAGTAGTAGTACCAAGGGTCGGCATCGATGATCCACGGCTTCACGTCGGGCGGTACAAGTTGGGTGCATGCATCCTGATAGCGATCGGTCGCGGTCAGCAGCGCATCCAACTCTTTCGACAGCAGGTGCCGGACGTTCCCGAGCATGCGCCCGTCCGTAGTGAATGGCCCATGGATCTCCCGCGTATAGAAGTCCTTGACGACGTCTTGCGGGTTCGCGGCTTCTGCGCCTTGGGCGGATGACGCCAGTGCAAGCAGCAGAATGAGCTTCTTCATGTGTCGTTCTTCCGTTCGGATCGGACGCGGCATGCGTTTGGCGGTGAAGGACTCAACGGTCCGGCGTGGGCGAGCGTGCACGGGCAAGCCCCCACAGCGACGGAGCCAGCCAGCCCAGGACGGTGAGGGCAGCGATGACCACGCCCACCACCCCATTGATGCGGAAGAACTGGAAGAAATACTGCGTCCCTTCGATGAACGTATAAGCGGCCACCAAGGCGCTCGTAACCAGACCGCAGAGCAGGACGGTCCCACCCACCCGTGTCGAAGCGATGGTGCCCATTGCATTGCGGCAGGCGAAAAAGGAGATCGGTGCGAGCGCGAAGGCGCCCGCGCTACCGGCGACCCAGCCGTGTCCGCCGCCCGACAGCAGGACGCCGGCCAGCAGCGTCAGCAGTGCTACCGCCGTCGAGATGACGAATTCCTTGGACACCCGACCAGCACTCCCCCGGCACCCCTGCCGCCCCACCCGATGTTAAAGGCGAAACACCCCACCGGCCCGGATAAATGTGAGGACATGGGGCTCCAAGCCCCATCGATCGCCCTCCGAGCGCCATGCGCAAGGCGCCGAGTCCCAACGATGGGGCTCGGCGTGTGAGGTGCCGGGCTCCCGAGGGCGATCGATGGCTCTCCGAGTGCCATCGATGGCTTTCCGAGCTCGATGTGCAAGGCGTGGAGCTTCGCGGATCGGGCTCGGAAGGTGAGGTGCTGGCTTTACGAAACCCATCGATGGCTCTCGGCGTGTGATCTGCCGGGCTCAATGTGAGAAAGATCGGGCTCGGAAAGCCATCGATGGCATGGCGGTGCCTCGCGCATGACATTCCGAGCCCCGTTCGCAGAGCTCCGAGCCTCGTCGCCGGGAGGGTCCGGTGGATGCACGAACAAAAGAGAGCCGCGTGCGCGGCTCTCGGGCTGCAACCTGCAGCAGGTGGCCCGGCCTCCCCACCCGGAGAGGCCGGTTCCAGGGTCAGGCTTCGGTCGGTTGTGCGACCGGCAGCGGCTCGCGGCGCGGGGCCAGCCACAGGCTGGCCACGAACCACACCAGCGCCAGCGCGCCCACGCTGAAGAGCGTGTCGGCCGGTACGCGCATCCACACCAGCATGTCCACGATCGGCTGCTGCATGAACTCCGCCGAACGCGCGAACCAGTACCCGTGCTCCAGCGCCGCGTTGAGCTGCAGGATGCCCAGCGGCAGCAGGGTCAGCAGCGACATGCCGGCCAGGCCGATGTTGAGCGACCAGAACGCGGTCTTCAGCAGCTTCTCGTTCCACACCACGTCCGGCTTCAGGCCGCGCAGGCAGAACAGCATCAGGCCGATGCCGAGCATGCCGTACACGCCGAACAGCGCGGTGTGGCCGTGGTTCGGCGTCAGGTTCAGGCCCTGCATGTAGTACAGCGGGAGCGGCGGGTTGATCAGGAAGCCGAACAGGCCCGCGCCCACCAGGTTCCAGAACGACACCGCGATGAAGAACTGGATCGGCCAGCGGTAGCGCTGCATCCACGGCGTGGCCTTGCCCATCTTCCAGCTGTGGTACGCCTCGAAGCCCACGTAGGCCAGCGGCACCACTTCCAGCGCCGAGAAGCTCGCACCCAGGGCGATCACCGCCGTCGGCGTGCCGGTGAAGTACAGGTGGTGCAGCGTGCCCAGCACACCGCCGGCCATGAACACGATGGTGGCGAACAGCACCGCGATGGTCGCGGTCCTGGTCTGCAGCAGGCCCAGGCGGGTGAACAGGAAGGCGATCACCGCCACCGCGAACACCTCGAAGAAGCCTTCCACCCACAGGTGCACCACCCACCAGCGCCAGTACTCGACCATCGACAGGTGCGTGTGCTCGCCCCACATCAGGCCGGCCGCGTAGAACAGGCCGATCGCCACGGTGGACAGGAACAGCAGGCTGACGATGCTGCGCGACTCGCCGCCGTTGCGGATGGCCGGCCACAGCGCGCGGCCCACCAGCACCAGCCACAGGGTCAGGCCGATGAAGAGGAACCACTGCCAGAAGCGGCCCAGGTCGACGTACTCCCAGCCCTGGTGGCCGAACCAGAAGTTGTGCTCCAGGCCGAGCTTCTGCATCACCGCGAACCACTGGCCGGTGAACGCACCGACCACGATGATGATCAGGCAGGTCCAGAGGAAATTGACGCCGAGGCGTTGGAACTTCGGCTCATGCCCGGAGATCGCCGGACCGATGTACAGGCCCATGCCCAGCCATGCGGTCGCGATCCACAGCACCGCGAGTTGGGTATGCCAGGTGCGCGTCAGCGAGTACGGCAGGATGTCGGCCAGCGCGAAGCCGTAGGCCTCCTGGCCTTCCACCTGGTAGTGCGCGGTGATCGCGCCGAGCAGGATCTGCACCACGAACAGGGCGATGACCACCCAGAAGTACTTCGCGGTGGCGCGCATCGACGGCGTGATCCTGATCTTCGCCAGCGGATCGCTCTTCGGCAGCACCGGGGCCATCTCGTCGCCGTGGTTGACCGCGTAGTGCCAGCCCAGCAAGGCGACGCCGGCGATCAGGAACAGCACGCTGAAGACCGTCCACAGGAACGCACTCGGCGGTGGCGTGTTGCCGACCAGATCGTCCGCCGGCCAGTTGGCCGTGTAGCTGATCGTCGCGCCCGGGCGCTCGGTGACCGACGACCACGCCGCCCACCAGTAGAACGCGGTCAGCTGGCGACGATGCTCGGCATCGGGCACGGTGTCGTTACGCATGGCATAGGCCTCGCGCAGGTCGCCGGTGGCGGGGTCGGCGGAGAACAGGCTCTGGTAGTGCGCGCCGACCACGCCGATCGCGTCCGCGCGATCGTTCGACAGGGTGATCGTGCCGGTCGTGGCGTCGTAAGTGTTGGGCCGCATCAACGCCTGCACGCGCGTGGCGTAGGCGGCCTGGGTGGGCGCGTCGAGCTGCTTGTAGCCCGGCACGCCGGCCTCGCGTGTCGCCCAGCCGTCCAGGATGGCCTCGGCTTCGCGGTGCAGCCAGTCCGCGCCCCAGTCGGGCGCCACGTAACCGCCATGGCCCCAGATGGAGCCCAGTTGTTGGCCACCGATGGACTGCCAGACCTGGCGGCCGGTCTCGATGTCCTGGCGGGTGAAGATCACCCGGCCGTCTTCCGCCACGACCCGCTCGGGCAGGGGCGGCGCCTGGCGATGCACTTCGCTGCCGACCCAAAGCAGGACGGCGAACGACGCAATGAGCAGGGCCGCCAACCCCACCCACAACTTGCGTGTCGAATTCATGATGCGGCTCTCCTCGGGAAACGGCCGCATCATCGGCGCGCCGGCCCGGGGGCTCCATGACGCAGGTCAAGTGGGGAGCAGAACGGACGATGTGCCCTCTGTAGGAGCCGTTGGCCGTTGTTGTGGGAGCGACGTCAGTCGCGATGGTCCACCGGTAAAGCTTCATCGCGACTGACGTCGCTCCCACACCGGCATCCCCGCCGCGATCAATCCCGCAGCACGGCCAGCGCGAGGGCTTCCAGGCGGGGCAGGTCGAGGATCTCGACGTCGCGCTGCTTGATGTGCAGCAGGCCGTCCTGTTCGAAGCGGCGCAGCACGCGGCTGACCGTTTCGGGCGCCTGGCGCAGGTAGTTGGCGATGTCGGTGCGCGCCATCGTCAGCTGGAACCGGCGTGGCGAGAAGCCGCGGGCGGCCAACCGGCGCGACAGGCCGATCAGGAACGCGGCCATGCGCTCGTCGGCGGTGTTGTCGCGGGCGAACAGCGAGGCGACGCCGATGTCGCGGCTCATCAGCTTGAACAGGTGCGCCTGCAGGTTGGGCAGGCGCGCGGCGAGCAGCGCGATCTTCGGGAACGAGAAGCGGCACAGCATGACCGTGTCCAGCGCGATGGCGTTGCACGGGTAGCGGTCGCCGTGGATGGCGTTGAGGCCGATCACCTCGCCGGGCAGGTGGAAGCCGAGTACCTGCTCGTGCCCGTTGCGGTCGATCTGGTAGGTCTTCACCGTGCCGGCGCGCACCGCGGCGATCGCACCGAACGGGTCGCCTTCGCGGAACACGTGTTCGCCGGCGCGCAGCGGGCCCACGTGTTCGACCAGCACGTGCAGGTCCATCAGCGCGCGCTTGTCCATGCCTTCGGACAGGCAGGCCTGCGAGAACGCGCAGGTGGAGCAGAAGGTCAGCGAATCGCCGTCGTCGGCGACGATGCTCGCATCGGTGCGCGGGAAGACCAGCGGCGAGGTCATGCGGACACTCCCGGAAACGTCAGACCGTGCGCGAGAAGCGAGGCGTCGAGGCTGCGGCGGTGGGCAGGTAGCGGTCGAAGCACATGGCGATGATACGCAACAGCATGCGCCCGCGCGAGGTCGCGCGCAGGCCGTCGCCGCGCAGCTCCACCAGGCCGTCGTCCTGCAGCGGGCGCAACCGCTGCAATGCGTCGGCGAAGTACGTGGTGAAGTCGATCACGTGCCGACGGCCCAGGTCGCGGTAGTCCAGCGTGCCGTGGCACATCAGCTGCTGGATGACATCGGCGCGGATCACGTCGTCTTCTTCCAGGCGCATGCCGCGCCACACCGGCAGGTGGCCCTGGTCGATCGCCTGCTCCCAGCTGCCGAGGTCGCGCGGGTTCTGGCTGAAACTGGGGCCGATGTGGCTGATGGCGCTGACCCCCAGCCCGACCAGGTCGCTCTCGGCGTGGGTGGTATAGCCCATGAAGTTGCGATGCAGGCCGCCGCGCCGCTGCGCTTCGGCCAGGCTGTCGCCGGGCAGGGCGAAGTGGTCCATGCCGATGTAGACGTAGCCGGCTTCACCGAGCTTGTCGATCGCGCATTGCAGCAGGCCGAGCTTCACCTCCGGCGAAGGCAGATCGTCGGCGTTGATGCGTTGTTGCGGGCGGAACATCGACGGCAGGTGGGCGTAGCTGTAGATCGCCAGGCGGTCCGGCCGCGCGCGCAGGGTGATGTCGAGCGTGCGCGAGAACCCGTCCAGGCTCTGCTTCGGCAGGCCGTAGATCAGGTCCACGTTGACCGACTGCAGGCCGTGCGTGCGGCAGGCGTCGATGATCGCCAGCGTCTGTTCGACGCTCTGGATGCGGTTGACCGCGCGCTGCACCTCGGGATCGAAGTCCTGCACGCCGAGGCTGGCGCGGTTGAAGCCGGCCGCGGCGAGTTCACCCACGTCGCTCGGGGAGATGAAGCGCGGATCGAGTTCGATCGAGCAGTCCAGCCGCGCGGGCGCGGCGAACGAGAAATGCCGGCGCAACACGTCCATTGCTTCGGCGATCTGCGACGGCGACAGGAAGTTGGGCGTGCCGCCGCCGAAGTGCACCTGCTCCACGTCGCGGTCGCGATCGAACAGCGAAGACACCATCGCCACCTCGCGATATAGGCGGGTCAGGTAGGCGGCGCCGCGCGCGGTATCGCGGGTGATGATGCGGTTGCAGCCGCAGTAGAAGCACGGGCTGGTGCAGAACGGGATGTGCAGGTAAAGCGAGAGCGGGCGCGGAATGGGGTCGCCGTTGCTGATCGCCGCCATGCCGCGCAGGTCGGCTTCGTCGAATCCGGGCGAGAACTGCGGCGCGGTGGGATACGAGGTGTAGCGCGGCCCCGGCGTGTCGTAACGCCGCAGCAGCTCGGGATCGAAGAGAGAGGACAGGCTGGCCATGGGAGCAGCCTAGGCGCGCGACGCGGGACTGTCCTTGACATGGGTCAACCGGGTGCGGTGCACCGTCGCAGCCTTCAGCCGCGTGAAGGCAGGCTAGACCACCCGGTGCGCCCGTCCGGTGCATTCGATCACGGCGAGCCCCGCGTCGGGCGCGTTGGCGGCGAGCGCGGCGATGGGCGAAGCATCGGACCACAGGACGACCACGTGCCGGCCATCCGCAACGGCATCGCCGAGCGCGCGGGCCGCGTCGTCCTCCCATGCGGCGAGGACCGTCCGCGCCGCATCGCGCCGGGCCAGCGCGACGATGCCTTCGTCCAGTCCGGCGTGGACCGCGACATGGTCGGCCTGGTGCATCGCGCGCAGGGCGCACAGGGTGAGCTGCGCGGCGTCATTACCGGGCACGGTGATCAACGTGAGGCTGCCGCACGCGACGCCTGTGTCGGTCGAGGCGAGCGATGCCGCCAGCGCGCGTTCCGCACCGGCGGTATCGCCCTGTCGCAGCAACGCCATGGCGTCGCCGTCGATCCGGGCGTCGTACCACCGACGGCGTTCCGCCAGGTCCGGGAAGCGGCGGCGGATCGCATCGCGGTGGCGCGCGAACAGCGCGGCCAGTGCGCCCCACGCGGGATCGAGCTCGGTCTCGAACTGCCGGCCGAGCCGCCGCGCCAGCATCGGTGCCGCGCCGGACGAGGAGATCGCGACCAGCAGGGGATCGCGGTCGACGACGACCGGGACCTGGAAGCTGGACAAGGCCGCGTCGTCCACGACGTTGACCAGTTTCTTCCGCGCCGCGGCCTCCCGAGCGAGGTGTGCGTTGAAGGCCCCGTCGTCGGTCGCGGCGACGATCAGCCAGACGTCATCCAGCCACGCGGGTTCGAACTCGCTCGGGCGATGCCGCACGCGACCGGTAGCCGACCACTGCGCGAGCGCAGGGGACAGCGCGGGCGCGCACACCTGCACGCAGGCGCCTGCGCGAAGCAGCGCCTCCACCT
This genomic stretch from Pseudoxanthomonas sp. CF385 harbors:
- a CDS encoding DUF2249 domain-containing protein is translated as MAHGLTLLRMDLRHLAAPEPMERILDCLRGLQRGERLVAMTPLFPAPLLPILDQWGFAYRVRDAEAGSACIAICHVADRHALEPPQAA
- a CDS encoding SirB2 family protein, with amino-acid sequence MMAFYPDIKLVHMGAAMTSGALFALRSLALIAGMRWPRAAAVRYLSYSIDTVLLTGAMMLLTILPAGLFANGWLVVKIAFLVAYIGLGMAAFRPARGRGARAALVAAAALCFLQVYGIARAHDPRGWWLWLGG
- a CDS encoding NnrS family protein, translating into MKIDVVPPPRPRAAPSPPGLSPAWLAHAPHRLMFFVGAGNVLLAMLWWTLWLVATRWGLWAMPETPIYAGWLHAFLMQYLVLPSFIFGFLLTVFPRWMGMADLKRWHYVPVGLGLMGGQLAILLGVAGWQAGLTVGLWMALAGWTTALLTLGRLLADDTAKTWHARSCFVGLLLGWLGLVMFIAFALGASPTWAFASIKLGGFGLLLPVYVTVAHRMFPFFAGNVVPGYVPWRSLPWLGAVWALLMMHLGLELVHAYGWLWLADVPLLVLTARAVHRWWPRGRMPGLLAVLFIGTAWLPITFLLYVVQSVTFLATDHFVLGRAPMHAMFIGFFGSLLVAMVTRVTQGHSGRPLVMPKVAWFAFVAIQVVAVMRIVADLAPDAMAWQAAAAVGWLLALAPWVGRIGGIYLRPRADGRPG
- a CDS encoding DUF3592 domain-containing protein; protein product: MTMFGLLLAGGGVTGTWAVLDFLRTRAARTWPTAPARVVELPPQSSFGEFSRSQFVFNSDTDHVLVWTVDGREYRKPVEDRAVIQVSGFKLWRRPPLVEETVVRYDPRNPGTGFTREDVGAWPWLLLVSALFFATAACIRLS
- a CDS encoding DUF3828 domain-containing protein, with translation MKKLILLLALASSAQGAEAANPQDVVKDFYTREIHGPFTTDGRMLGNVRHLLSKELDALLTATDRYQDACTQLVPPDVKPWIIDADPWYYYSSDGANSIEGTSLVSRGTSAALVSAHLAYDPSLRWTDTVVLVKVGESWRIANIRFEQGGSLIESLRAYIGRSCITKHAGETS
- a CDS encoding nitric-oxide reductase large subunit, whose protein sequence is MNSTRKLWVGLAALLIASFAVLLWVGSEVHRQAPPLPERVVAEDGRVIFTRQDIETGRQVWQSIGGQQLGSIWGHGGYVAPDWGADWLHREAEAILDGWATREAGVPGYKQLDAPTQAAYATRVQALMRPNTYDATTGTITLSNDRADAIGVVGAHYQSLFSADPATGDLREAYAMRNDTVPDAEHRRQLTAFYWWAAWSSVTERPGATISYTANWPADDLVGNTPPPSAFLWTVFSVLFLIAGVALLGWHYAVNHGDEMAPVLPKSDPLAKIRITPSMRATAKYFWVVIALFVVQILLGAITAHYQVEGQEAYGFALADILPYSLTRTWHTQLAVLWIATAWLGMGLYIGPAISGHEPKFQRLGVNFLWTCLIIIVVGAFTGQWFAVMQKLGLEHNFWFGHQGWEYVDLGRFWQWFLFIGLTLWLVLVGRALWPAIRNGGESRSIVSLLFLSTVAIGLFYAAGLMWGEHTHLSMVEYWRWWVVHLWVEGFFEVFAVAVIAFLFTRLGLLQTRTATIAVLFATIVFMAGGVLGTLHHLYFTGTPTAVIALGASFSALEVVPLAYVGFEAYHSWKMGKATPWMQRYRWPIQFFIAVSFWNLVGAGLFGFLINPPLPLYYMQGLNLTPNHGHTALFGVYGMLGIGLMLFCLRGLKPDVVWNEKLLKTAFWSLNIGLAGMSLLTLLPLGILQLNAALEHGYWFARSAEFMQQPIVDMLVWMRVPADTLFSVGALALVWFVASLWLAPRREPLPVAQPTEA
- a CDS encoding helix-turn-helix domain-containing protein, which encodes MTSPLVFPRTDASIVADDGDSLTFCSTCAFSQACLSEGMDKRALMDLHVLVEHVGPLRAGEHVFREGDPFGAIAAVRAGTVKTYQIDRNGHEQVLGFHLPGEVIGLNAIHGDRYPCNAIALDTVMLCRFSFPKIALLAARLPNLQAHLFKLMSRDIGVASLFARDNTADERMAAFLIGLSRRLAARGFSPRRFQLTMARTDIANYLRQAPETVSRVLRRFEQDGLLHIKQRDVEILDLPRLEALALAVLRD
- the hemN gene encoding oxygen-independent coproporphyrinogen III oxidase → MASLSSLFDPELLRRYDTPGPRYTSYPTAPQFSPGFDEADLRGMAAISNGDPIPRPLSLYLHIPFCTSPCFYCGCNRIITRDTARGAAYLTRLYREVAMVSSLFDRDRDVEQVHFGGGTPNFLSPSQIAEAMDVLRRHFSFAAPARLDCSIELDPRFISPSDVGELAAAGFNRASLGVQDFDPEVQRAVNRIQSVEQTLAIIDACRTHGLQSVNVDLIYGLPKQSLDGFSRTLDITLRARPDRLAIYSYAHLPSMFRPQQRINADDLPSPEVKLGLLQCAIDKLGEAGYVYIGMDHFALPGDSLAEAQRRGGLHRNFMGYTTHAESDLVGLGVSAISHIGPSFSQNPRDLGSWEQAIDQGHLPVWRGMRLEEDDVIRADVIQQLMCHGTLDYRDLGRRHVIDFTTYFADALQRLRPLQDDGLVELRGDGLRATSRGRMLLRIIAMCFDRYLPTAAASTPRFSRTV
- a CDS encoding bifunctional precorrin-2 dehydrogenase/sirohydrochlorin ferrochelatase — encoded protein: MPLYPLFADLNQREVMVVGGGDVATRKVEALLRAGACVQVCAPALSPALAQWSATGRVRHRPSEFEPAWLDDVWLIVAATDDGAFNAHLAREAAARKKLVNVVDDAALSSFQVPVVVDRDPLLVAISSSGAAPMLARRLGRQFETELDPAWGALAALFARHRDAIRRRFPDLAERRRWYDARIDGDAMALLRQGDTAGAERALAASLASTDTGVACGSLTLITVPGNDAAQLTLCALRAMHQADHVAVHAGLDEGIVALARRDAARTVLAAWEDDAARALGDAVADGRHVVVLWSDASPIAALAANAPDAGLAVIECTGRAHRVV